Proteins from a genomic interval of Paenibacillus sp. FSL R5-0623:
- a CDS encoding response regulator transcription factor — translation MKKVWQVVIIDIHPTSMLGTKLILEEQQDLTVRGMTSTGTEGLDLVNIHQPDLILMDYRLPEGQADQYIAQMKNLSAHSHIIILTDEDNVKLFRHLMSLGASGMLSKQASPSQLIHLISGLREGHVSIPLSWLNSAEWAQPVESPTEARVIELTETETFIMERIVQGVTYDKIANEINVSRRSIDNYLRKIYVKLEVSSRAQAIERYALHARQVKTGS, via the coding sequence ATGAAAAAAGTATGGCAGGTGGTCATCATAGATATCCACCCCACCAGCATGCTCGGTACAAAATTGATTTTGGAAGAGCAGCAAGATCTGACGGTACGTGGCATGACTTCGACCGGAACAGAAGGGCTCGATCTGGTGAATATTCACCAGCCTGATCTGATTCTGATGGATTATCGTCTTCCGGAGGGTCAGGCAGATCAATATATTGCCCAGATGAAGAATCTGTCAGCGCACAGTCACATCATTATTTTGACGGATGAAGACAATGTGAAGCTGTTTCGTCATCTGATGAGCCTTGGTGCAAGCGGTATGTTATCCAAACAGGCTTCCCCTAGCCAGCTGATTCATCTGATCTCTGGGTTGCGTGAGGGCCATGTGTCCATTCCATTGTCGTGGTTAAACAGTGCGGAGTGGGCGCAACCTGTGGAGTCTCCGACAGAAGCACGTGTCATTGAATTAACAGAAACCGAAACTTTTATCATGGAAAGAATTGTTCAGGGTGTAACCTATGATAAAATAGCGAATGAGATCAACGTTAGCAGACGTTCCATTGATAATTACCTGCGTAAAATATACGTGAAGCTGGAAGTAAGCAGTAGAGCACAGGCCATTGAACGTTATGCCTTGCATGCAAGACAAGTGAAGACGGGATCCTGA
- a CDS encoding PLP-dependent aminotransferase family protein: MKYFFASRTNRLLSSPLRDIREMSGRDYFISLAEELPAEELFPFKLLEEAAVSVFSSGPSALQYGEPAGYTPLREWLNKDWNARKGIRTVPEQILLTTGTQQAIDLVMRLLLEPGDSVLVEHPTSPGCLEVLEMQGAKIVPVMGDRDGILPDLLEHHMQQVRPKLLFAAPSFSNPTGALWSMERREAVLELCSRYGVLLVEDDSYGELHFDGLEPTEFYRKYPSLFALDTADQGGHVLYIGSFSKTVAPALRTGWAAGHPALIQAMASVKRIADGQSSPMNQRLLYQLLAHSPFRWSDHLSMLNREYKTRLKLMLELLKRPGWKGCQYNIPEGGMYLWVQLPEGLDSGALLKAALPKGVSFLPGSLCSTGVQDQRYIRLNFSHPGRDELLLGMNLISEAISEFTARS; encoded by the coding sequence ATGAAATATTTCTTTGCTTCCCGTACCAACAGGCTTTTGTCATCACCACTGAGGGATATACGTGAGATGTCTGGCAGGGATTATTTCATTTCTCTGGCAGAAGAATTGCCTGCGGAGGAGTTGTTTCCTTTCAAATTGTTGGAAGAAGCAGCGGTATCTGTCTTTAGTTCAGGCCCCTCCGCATTGCAATATGGAGAGCCAGCAGGTTACACACCCCTAAGAGAGTGGTTGAACAAAGACTGGAATGCACGCAAAGGCATACGAACGGTACCCGAGCAGATTCTGTTGACCACTGGTACCCAGCAGGCCATCGATCTGGTGATGCGTCTATTGCTTGAGCCAGGAGATTCTGTACTGGTTGAACATCCCACATCTCCAGGCTGTCTTGAGGTTCTGGAGATGCAAGGAGCCAAGATTGTGCCCGTAATGGGTGACCGGGACGGCATACTGCCAGACCTTTTGGAGCATCACATGCAGCAGGTTAGACCGAAGCTGCTTTTTGCTGCACCCAGTTTCTCGAATCCGACCGGTGCTTTGTGGAGTATGGAGCGGCGGGAGGCTGTCCTTGAACTGTGTTCGCGCTATGGTGTACTGCTTGTGGAAGATGATTCTTACGGAGAGCTCCATTTCGATGGCCTTGAGCCAACGGAATTCTATCGTAAATATCCCTCACTCTTTGCACTGGATACTGCCGATCAGGGTGGACATGTTCTCTACATTGGTTCGTTCAGCAAAACGGTAGCGCCCGCTCTTCGAACCGGATGGGCCGCTGGACATCCTGCGCTGATTCAGGCAATGGCCTCGGTTAAACGAATTGCAGATGGTCAGTCCAGTCCGATGAATCAGCGGCTGTTGTATCAATTGCTTGCTCATTCCCCTTTTCGTTGGAGTGATCACCTATCCATGTTGAATCGGGAGTATAAGACAAGACTCAAACTGATGCTTGAACTGTTGAAAAGACCTGGCTGGAAAGGGTGTCAGTACAATATCCCTGAGGGCGGAATGTATCTGTGGGTACAGTTGCCTGAAGGATTGGATAGTGGCGCTCTGCTTAAGGCGGCTTTGCCCAAAGGTGTATCTTTTCTTCCTGGATCACTATGCTCCACAGGTGTACAGGATCAACGTTACATCCGGTTGAACTTTAGCCATCCGGGCCGGGATGAATTGCTGCTTGGCATGAACCTGATCAGTGAAGCCATTTCCGAATTTACGGCTCGTAGCTAA
- a CDS encoding FMN-dependent NADH-azoreductase — protein sequence MSNILFVKANDRPADQAVSVKLYDAFLSAYKESHPGDTVTELDLYNTEFPFYGNTAITGTYKAANGFELTADEQKAASLAAQLQDQFLAADKVVFAFPLWNFTVPAPLVNYIAYLSQAGKTFKYTAEGPVGLAGDKKVALLNARGGVYSEGPMAAAEMSLNFLKTVLGLWGIQNPEVVIVEGHNASADRAEEIVTSGLKLASEVAVKF from the coding sequence ATGTCTAATATTTTATTTGTTAAAGCAAATGACCGTCCTGCAGATCAAGCAGTCAGCGTTAAATTGTACGATGCATTCTTGAGCGCATACAAAGAGTCTCACCCAGGTGACACAGTTACTGAGTTGGATCTCTACAATACAGAATTCCCATTCTATGGTAACACTGCTATCACAGGTACTTACAAAGCAGCTAACGGTTTTGAACTGACAGCTGACGAGCAAAAAGCAGCTTCACTTGCAGCACAATTGCAAGATCAATTCCTCGCAGCTGACAAAGTTGTATTTGCATTCCCACTGTGGAACTTCACTGTTCCAGCTCCATTGGTAAACTACATTGCTTACCTGAGCCAAGCTGGTAAAACATTCAAATACACTGCTGAAGGTCCTGTAGGACTTGCTGGCGACAAAAAAGTAGCTTTGCTTAACGCACGTGGTGGCGTATATTCCGAAGGCCCAATGGCAGCTGCTGAGATGTCCCTGAACTTCCTGAAAACAGTTCTCGGCTTGTGGGGCATTCAAAACCCAGAAGTGGTTATCGTTGAAGGACATAACGCTTCTGCAGATCGTGCTGAAGAAATCGTTACTTCAGGTCTGAAATTGGCTTCCGAAGTAGCCGTAAAATTCTAA
- a CDS encoding DUF2161 family putative PD-(D/E)XK-type phosphodiesterase has translation MAVKYETELYSPVKAFFEQRGFDVKAEVRHCDLVGVRSDQDEPLIVEMKKTFNLSLLLQGMQRLKLSPFVYLAVERNRSKRGAVNQRWSELTALCRQLGLGLLTVTFYKTKAPLIDVLCDPSTQTPLTSANQVARKSGVRRKRLLKEFDERSGDYNTGGSTRRQLVTAYREKALRVASALRTNGEASPANLARQTGVGSAAAILQKNYYGWFERLSRGKYILTIKGVQALTEHAHMLEDNDMIERTINELDVTYSVSGENKDDLAYIAETAEQYLKNTGKT, from the coding sequence ATGGCAGTGAAATACGAAACCGAATTATATTCGCCTGTGAAGGCTTTCTTCGAGCAGCGTGGCTTCGACGTCAAGGCGGAAGTCAGACATTGTGACCTCGTAGGGGTCAGATCGGACCAGGACGAACCACTCATCGTGGAGATGAAAAAAACATTTAACCTCTCCCTGTTATTGCAGGGCATGCAGCGCTTGAAGCTTAGCCCGTTCGTGTATCTGGCCGTCGAACGCAATCGTAGTAAACGCGGAGCCGTGAACCAACGCTGGAGCGAACTGACTGCACTATGCAGACAACTTGGTCTGGGGCTACTGACTGTCACATTTTACAAAACCAAAGCCCCCTTGATTGATGTACTGTGCGATCCTTCCACCCAGACGCCCCTTACTAGCGCCAATCAAGTTGCCCGCAAAAGCGGTGTTCGGCGGAAACGATTGCTCAAGGAATTCGACGAACGCAGCGGAGACTACAATACGGGAGGCAGCACACGAAGACAGCTGGTCACAGCATATCGTGAGAAGGCTTTACGTGTTGCATCCGCTCTACGGACGAACGGAGAAGCCTCTCCGGCCAACCTTGCCAGACAGACAGGCGTAGGTTCTGCAGCAGCGATTCTGCAAAAAAATTATTATGGCTGGTTTGAACGCCTCTCCCGTGGAAAATATATTTTGACGATTAAGGGAGTACAGGCGTTAACCGAGCATGCACACATGCTTGAGGATAATGATATGATTGAACGGACCATTAATGAACTGGATGTAACGTATTCTGTATCTGGTGAAAATAAGGACGACCTTGCATACATCGCTGAAACAGCGGAGCAGTATTTGAAAAATACAGGCAAGACCTGA
- a CDS encoding PrkA family serine protein kinase — MNIFERVAEHRAESDRLTWNGTFEDYIALLREDPTPAMTAHARVYEMIESFGVEEVGGHKRYKFFEQEIFGLDRSIEKLVEEYFHSAARRLDVRKRILLLMGPVSGGKSTLVTLLKRGLEQFSRTEKGAIYAIDGCPMHEEPLHLIPLELRPEVEKEIGVRIEGNLCPSCQMRLRTEYGGDISKVPVERVIVSEDNRVGIGTFSPSDPKSQDIADLTGSIDFSTITEFGSESDPRAYRFDGELNKANRGLMEFQEMLKCDEKFLWNLLSLTQEGNFKAGRFALISADEMIVAHTNESEYKSFISNKKNEALQSRMIVMPIPYNLKVSEEEKIYAKLIQQSDMKHVHIAPHALRTAAIFSILTRLKETKKQGMDLVKKMRMYDGEEVEGYKEADLREMQNEYLDEGMSGIDPRYVINRISSALIKQNLQCINALDILRAIKDGLDQHASITKEERERYLNFIALARKEYDELAKKEVQKAFVYSFEESARTLFENYLDNIEAFCNWSKMRDPLTDEEMDPDERLMRSIEEQIGISENAKKAFREEILIRISAYSRKERKFEYSSHDRLREAIEKKLFTDLKDIVKITTSTKTPDATQLKRMNEVIKRLIEEHGYTAASANELLRYVGSLLNR; from the coding sequence ATGAATATTTTTGAACGCGTTGCGGAACATCGGGCAGAGAGTGACCGTTTGACATGGAACGGAACATTTGAAGATTATATTGCACTGCTGAGAGAGGACCCGACTCCGGCAATGACGGCTCACGCCAGAGTGTATGAGATGATTGAATCGTTTGGGGTGGAAGAAGTAGGTGGGCATAAGCGGTACAAGTTTTTTGAACAGGAGATCTTTGGGCTTGACCGTTCGATTGAAAAGCTGGTTGAAGAATACTTCCACTCGGCAGCACGTCGTCTGGATGTACGGAAGCGGATCTTGCTCCTGATGGGTCCCGTAAGTGGAGGGAAATCGACGCTGGTGACGCTGCTGAAGCGGGGGCTTGAACAGTTCTCGCGGACAGAGAAAGGTGCCATATACGCCATTGATGGATGCCCGATGCATGAGGAACCGCTGCATCTGATTCCACTGGAGCTTCGTCCTGAAGTGGAAAAGGAAATTGGAGTCCGTATTGAGGGTAACCTTTGCCCATCTTGCCAAATGAGGCTCCGTACCGAATATGGTGGTGATATCAGCAAGGTACCGGTGGAACGGGTCATTGTTTCCGAAGATAATCGCGTGGGAATAGGAACGTTCAGTCCATCCGACCCGAAATCGCAGGATATTGCCGATCTGACGGGGAGTATCGACTTCTCCACCATTACGGAGTTTGGTTCCGAATCCGATCCACGTGCCTATCGTTTTGATGGGGAGTTGAACAAGGCAAACCGTGGGTTAATGGAGTTCCAGGAGATGTTAAAATGTGATGAGAAATTCCTGTGGAATCTCCTGTCACTTACGCAGGAAGGAAATTTCAAAGCAGGACGCTTTGCCTTAATCAGTGCGGATGAAATGATTGTGGCGCATACGAATGAATCGGAGTATAAGTCTTTTATCTCCAACAAGAAGAACGAGGCACTGCAATCCCGGATGATTGTCATGCCGATTCCGTACAATCTGAAAGTGTCCGAGGAAGAGAAAATCTATGCCAAGCTCATTCAGCAAAGTGACATGAAGCATGTTCATATTGCACCGCATGCCCTGCGGACTGCAGCCATTTTTTCGATACTTACCCGCTTGAAGGAAACGAAGAAACAAGGCATGGATCTCGTTAAAAAAATGCGCATGTATGATGGTGAAGAAGTGGAAGGATACAAAGAAGCTGATCTGCGCGAGATGCAAAATGAGTATCTGGATGAAGGGATGTCCGGCATTGATCCACGGTATGTCATTAACCGGATCTCCAGTGCTTTGATTAAGCAAAATCTTCAGTGCATTAACGCGCTGGATATTCTGCGGGCGATCAAGGATGGTCTGGACCAACATGCCTCGATCACGAAGGAAGAGCGGGAGCGTTATCTGAACTTCATTGCTCTTGCACGCAAGGAGTATGATGAACTGGCCAAGAAGGAAGTACAGAAAGCATTTGTGTACTCATTCGAGGAATCCGCAAGAACGTTATTCGAGAATTACCTCGATAACATTGAAGCATTCTGCAACTGGTCCAAGATGCGTGACCCGCTCACGGATGAAGAGATGGACCCGGATGAGCGTCTGATGCGATCCATTGAGGAACAGATCGGGATCTCCGAGAATGCAAAGAAAGCGTTCAGAGAAGAGATTCTGATCCGAATCTCGGCATACTCCCGCAAGGAGCGCAAGTTCGAATACAGCAGCCATGACCGTTTGCGTGAAGCGATTGAGAAGAAGTTGTTCACCGATCTGAAAGACATCGTCAAGATCACAACCTCAACCAAAACACCGGATGCAACACAATTGAAACGTATGAACGAAGTCATTAAACGCTTAATTGAGGAACATGGATACACCGCAGCCAGCGCGAATGAACTGTTACGTTATGTGGGCAGTCTGCTTAATCGCTAA
- a CDS encoding globin-coupled sensor protein has translation MSSISATRQKQLDYMGLTTGDLKLLANHRPVFKKVVNEVVDHFYNHVGNYPELVDLIARFSTIDRLKETQKMYWLSMTDGIVDDAYIEQRIAIGLVHSRIGLSEDYYLGTYMVYLDIATSIFQQVIPDSWHLVIQALSKMFNLDSQLVLEAYEKKEKEKLHQLADDQQHTLQAITQITQELTGMISELNESAMAISSVAKETAASQDQAQVLLTELTGEIHQIGKMGELIREISDQSHLVGLNAAIEAAHAGEFGRGFEVVASEVRKLAASSRDAQGKIQSNLEQIMKKLSSVQQESDHTSRGARSQASRSAELAVFATTMEKLSLDLKNLEQQE, from the coding sequence ATGAGCAGTATTTCCGCAACAAGACAGAAGCAACTTGATTACATGGGATTAACCACAGGGGATCTAAAACTACTTGCCAATCATCGGCCTGTTTTTAAAAAAGTCGTTAATGAAGTGGTGGATCATTTCTACAATCATGTGGGAAATTATCCTGAATTGGTAGATCTGATCGCAAGATTCTCTACCATTGATCGTCTAAAAGAAACACAGAAGATGTACTGGTTATCGATGACGGACGGAATCGTGGACGACGCATATATTGAGCAACGGATTGCGATTGGACTTGTGCATTCACGGATTGGTCTGTCTGAAGATTATTATCTGGGTACCTATATGGTCTACCTGGATATTGCAACGAGCATATTCCAACAGGTTATTCCTGATTCCTGGCACCTTGTCATTCAAGCGCTCAGCAAAATGTTTAATCTGGATTCACAGCTTGTCCTTGAAGCCTATGAGAAGAAAGAAAAAGAAAAGTTACATCAGCTTGCCGATGACCAACAACATACATTGCAGGCGATTACGCAGATTACCCAAGAGCTTACGGGCATGATTAGTGAATTAAATGAAAGTGCAATGGCTATATCGAGTGTAGCCAAGGAAACAGCAGCTTCTCAGGATCAGGCTCAGGTTCTGCTCACCGAATTGACAGGGGAGATTCATCAGATTGGAAAAATGGGTGAACTCATTCGCGAGATATCGGATCAGAGTCATCTTGTCGGTCTGAATGCCGCGATTGAAGCTGCTCATGCAGGAGAGTTTGGACGTGGCTTCGAAGTAGTCGCCAGTGAGGTGCGCAAGCTTGCAGCCAGTTCTCGGGACGCCCAGGGTAAAATTCAGTCTAATCTGGAGCAGATCATGAAGAAACTGAGCAGTGTGCAGCAGGAGTCGGATCATACGTCTCGCGGAGCACGTAGCCAAGCTTCACGCTCGGCTGAACTCGCTGTATTTGCAACAACAATGGAGAAACTGTCTCTGGATTTGAAGAATCTGGAACAGCAGGAATAG
- a CDS encoding LacI family DNA-binding transcriptional regulator, producing the protein MASIHDVAKEAGVSVATVSKVINDYPDVSEKTRKKVNIAIELLKYQPNVVARGLVKRRSWTVGVLLTVPFTNPFVSELLEGIKTALENSGYDLVRLSTRFDDPAYSFIKHCRSRNVDGVVVFGEGRENTSIQELVDAEIPTMFIDTDMLGKRAGYITTDNANGISMGVKHLHELGHRKIAYISGTLGPAVANLRLEGYREGLRECGIPYSTVYLEICDYSFDGGSKAARRLLALQDQPTGIVCASDMSAFGAIHEIEKHGLSVPEDISVVGFDNTYYAEVFKPGLTTVNQNIYSIGIKSIEYLIAMIENPSYSPPVVTEPSNLVVRQTTAPLKV; encoded by the coding sequence ATGGCTTCTATCCATGATGTAGCCAAGGAAGCGGGAGTATCTGTTGCAACCGTTTCCAAAGTGATAAACGATTATCCTGATGTAAGTGAAAAAACACGCAAAAAAGTCAATATAGCCATCGAATTATTGAAATATCAACCCAATGTGGTCGCACGTGGGCTTGTCAAACGCCGTTCATGGACGGTGGGCGTACTGTTAACGGTTCCGTTTACGAACCCTTTTGTGTCGGAGTTGCTGGAAGGGATCAAGACAGCGCTGGAGAACAGTGGATATGACCTGGTCCGGTTGTCTACTCGATTCGATGATCCGGCGTACTCGTTCATCAAACATTGCCGCAGTCGTAATGTGGATGGCGTAGTGGTATTCGGGGAAGGCAGAGAAAACACGAGTATTCAGGAACTGGTGGATGCAGAGATTCCAACAATGTTTATCGATACGGACATGTTGGGCAAGCGTGCTGGTTACATTACTACGGATAACGCGAACGGGATCTCGATGGGTGTCAAACATCTGCATGAGCTTGGGCACCGCAAAATTGCCTATATCTCAGGGACACTTGGACCTGCCGTAGCCAATCTGCGATTGGAAGGATATCGGGAAGGGCTGCGAGAATGCGGCATCCCGTATTCTACGGTATATCTGGAGATCTGCGATTATTCATTCGACGGAGGAAGCAAGGCCGCCCGACGATTGCTGGCACTTCAGGATCAACCAACGGGAATTGTCTGTGCATCAGACATGTCTGCTTTTGGTGCGATTCATGAAATTGAAAAGCATGGACTGAGTGTACCAGAAGATATCTCGGTTGTCGGGTTCGATAACACGTATTACGCTGAGGTATTCAAACCGGGGTTGACCACGGTGAATCAGAATATCTATTCCATCGGCATTAAGTCCATCGAATATCTGATTGCCATGATCGAGAATCCATCTTATTCTCCTCCCGTGGTGACGGAACCTTCCAATCTGGTTGTCCGTCAGACGACAGCTCCTTTAAAAGTGTAA
- a CDS encoding endo-1,4-beta-xylanase: MHLRKWWSLCLSAVLIFSLFPSVGTGETRAAAADVKTGDDEVLFEANFEDGVLGQWRPRASEKLDIVTQVGHDSTRSLRTSSRTETFHGPLIEVIDHVQKGSTVHISFWAMYDEGPDSQVINGSLEKEYNNDASSREYATFASATLNKGQWKKIEADVVIPGENSGITGFRMYAETPWKTSAEVTPADTITFYVDDVLITEAEKIEIEPNIPNLVDVVGQHYAMGAAIDQSALDAEDPHSQLLTKHFNSITAGNFMKMDAMQPQEGQFVWSETDRLVKFAEANDMEIRGHTLLWHSQVPDWFFTDPDDASKPATREQLLARMKTHIQTIVSRYKGKVHTWDVVNEVISDGGGLRNEASNSKWRDIIGDVDGDGDDSDYIELAFRYAREADPDAVLVINDYGMEGNGNKVNDMVKLVEKLLAKGTPIDAVGFQMHVSMYGPDVKLIREAFEKVIALGVNVQVTELDVSIYSSNSELEMPVTDELMLQQAYRYRELFDLFEDLGKRGVMDSVTVWGLADDGTWLDNHPVKGRKDAPLLFDRKLKAKPAYWALVDATTLPIYRNEWTALKASPSLPNHKGQEDILWGAVKGLEINHLADDTSAVTGEARMMWDAKKVSLRVEVKDTTRRKGDQVQVFLAEEVKGKGAATSETDLSAKKKNPPSVSGQYTFKRDGGKGKDKNTYNVQETKTGYVVYASLPMSAALVTEGQVLSLDFRITDEYAAGKTATIVWNDISNQQPDKPANRGKLKLGSVLKQTKVTYGKPVIDAKKDNVWKKAASVKTDVWVVGNSGATATAQLLWDEKYLYVLADVKDPLRSKLSSNAHEQDSIEIFIDPSKDQTTFYQEDDAQYRVNFDNEASFGGNARKESFKSATRLTSGGYTVEVAIPLDSVRAEGQRWIGFDLQVNDDGAGDGKRSSVSIWSDPSGNSYQDTSGFGSLLLTRK, encoded by the coding sequence ATGCATTTGAGAAAATGGTGGAGCTTGTGCTTGTCGGCTGTATTGATCTTCAGTTTGTTCCCAAGTGTGGGAACAGGAGAGACGCGTGCTGCGGCTGCGGACGTTAAGACTGGCGATGATGAAGTACTGTTTGAGGCTAATTTTGAAGATGGTGTGTTGGGGCAATGGCGTCCACGTGCGAGTGAAAAGCTTGATATCGTCACGCAAGTAGGTCACGACAGTACACGCAGCCTGAGAACCTCTTCCCGTACCGAAACGTTCCATGGACCCTTAATTGAAGTAATAGACCATGTACAGAAGGGCAGCACAGTTCATATTTCGTTTTGGGCCATGTACGATGAAGGACCGGACAGTCAGGTCATTAACGGTTCACTGGAGAAAGAGTACAATAACGACGCTTCAAGTCGAGAATATGCTACGTTTGCCTCTGCAACTCTGAACAAAGGACAGTGGAAAAAAATCGAGGCGGATGTGGTGATCCCTGGAGAAAATAGCGGCATCACTGGGTTCCGCATGTATGCAGAGACACCTTGGAAGACATCAGCGGAAGTGACGCCGGCGGACACGATTACTTTTTACGTGGATGATGTTCTGATTACGGAAGCCGAAAAAATTGAAATAGAGCCGAACATTCCGAATCTAGTGGATGTTGTGGGACAACACTATGCAATGGGAGCGGCAATCGACCAGTCTGCACTGGATGCGGAAGATCCGCATTCCCAGCTGTTGACGAAACATTTTAATAGTATTACAGCTGGAAACTTTATGAAAATGGATGCGATGCAGCCTCAGGAAGGACAATTTGTCTGGTCAGAGACAGATCGTCTGGTGAAGTTTGCCGAAGCAAATGACATGGAAATCAGAGGTCATACGCTGTTATGGCATAGTCAGGTGCCGGATTGGTTCTTTACGGATCCGGATGATGCTTCGAAACCTGCCACGCGGGAACAGTTGCTTGCACGGATGAAAACCCATATTCAAACCATCGTGAGCCGGTACAAAGGAAAGGTTCATACATGGGATGTCGTCAATGAAGTCATCTCAGACGGAGGCGGCTTGCGGAATGAGGCCAGTAATTCCAAGTGGAGAGATATTATTGGGGATGTGGATGGCGACGGAGATGACAGTGATTACATTGAGCTGGCTTTCCGTTATGCACGTGAGGCTGACCCCGATGCTGTACTGGTGATTAACGACTATGGAATGGAGGGCAATGGAAACAAGGTAAATGATATGGTGAAGCTTGTAGAGAAGCTGCTTGCCAAAGGAACACCGATTGATGCGGTTGGATTCCAGATGCATGTGTCGATGTACGGACCGGATGTAAAGCTCATTCGTGAGGCTTTTGAGAAAGTGATCGCTCTTGGTGTGAATGTACAGGTTACAGAGCTGGATGTTTCGATCTATTCAAGTAATTCTGAACTGGAGATGCCTGTCACAGATGAATTGATGCTGCAACAAGCTTATCGTTATCGTGAACTGTTCGACCTGTTCGAAGATTTGGGGAAACGCGGCGTGATGGACAGTGTTACGGTCTGGGGACTTGCAGATGATGGTACATGGCTTGACAATCATCCGGTCAAAGGACGCAAAGATGCACCGTTGCTGTTTGATCGTAAATTAAAAGCGAAACCGGCCTATTGGGCACTGGTGGATGCTACCACTCTTCCGATCTATCGTAATGAATGGACAGCATTGAAGGCCAGCCCTTCTTTACCGAATCACAAAGGACAGGAAGATATTCTTTGGGGTGCTGTGAAAGGACTCGAAATTAATCATCTGGCAGATGATACATCTGCGGTTACGGGTGAGGCTCGTATGATGTGGGATGCCAAAAAGGTGAGTTTACGAGTGGAAGTGAAGGATACCACACGTCGCAAAGGGGATCAGGTGCAGGTTTTCCTCGCGGAAGAAGTCAAGGGGAAAGGTGCTGCAACTTCTGAAACTGATCTGTCTGCCAAGAAGAAAAATCCGCCGTCTGTCAGTGGTCAATATACATTTAAACGGGATGGCGGTAAAGGCAAAGATAAAAATACTTACAACGTACAGGAGACAAAAACCGGTTATGTTGTATACGCATCACTGCCTATGTCAGCTGCTTTAGTTACTGAAGGCCAGGTCTTGTCTCTGGATTTTCGGATTACGGATGAATATGCTGCTGGAAAGACAGCGACCATCGTTTGGAATGATATTTCCAATCAACAGCCTGACAAACCAGCCAACCGGGGCAAACTGAAGCTCGGTTCTGTTTTGAAACAAACCAAGGTCACTTATGGCAAACCTGTAATTGATGCGAAGAAGGATAACGTCTGGAAAAAGGCTGCATCTGTTAAAACGGATGTCTGGGTGGTCGGAAACTCCGGTGCAACGGCGACTGCACAGCTGTTATGGGATGAGAAATACCTGTACGTATTGGCAGATGTGAAAGATCCTTTGCGAAGCAAATTAAGTTCTAATGCACATGAGCAGGATTCAATCGAGATTTTTATCGACCCGAGCAAAGATCAGACAACATTCTATCAGGAGGATGACGCCCAGTACCGGGTCAATTTTGATAATGAGGCTTCTTTTGGAGGAAATGCACGGAAAGAAAGTTTCAAATCAGCTACCCGATTAACAAGCGGAGGGTATACAGTGGAAGTGGCAATCCCACTAGATAGCGTTCGTGCTGAAGGGCAAAGATGGATTGGATTTGATCTGCAAGTTAATGATGATGGCGCGGGGGATGGCAAGCGAAGCAGTGTGTCCATCTGGAGTGATCCATCAGGTAATTCTTATCAAGATACTTCCGGTTTTGGCAGTCTGTTATTGACTCGCAAATAG